Proteins from one Cellulosilyticum lentocellum DSM 5427 genomic window:
- the aroH gene encoding chorismate mutase, which produces MSLVSIRGAITVEENTREAILEATHEMLEAILKNNELRLDELIQLHFSCTKDLDAAYPAVAARVLGITEASLMCFQEMYVVNSLNQCIRVDVLVDAAHLSKKTVKHQYLRKATNLRPDLVNKE; this is translated from the coding sequence ATGAGCTTGGTAAGCATACGTGGTGCGATTACAGTAGAAGAAAATACAAGAGAAGCTATTTTGGAAGCAACTCATGAGATGTTAGAAGCTATTTTAAAGAATAATGAGCTTAGGTTAGATGAACTTATCCAATTGCATTTTAGTTGTACTAAAGATTTGGATGCAGCATATCCAGCAGTAGCTGCTAGAGTACTAGGAATTACAGAAGCATCACTTATGTGTTTTCAGGAGATGTATGTAGTTAATTCGCTTAATCAATGTATACGTGTAGATGTTTTAGTAGATGCAGCACATTTGAGCAAAAAGACTGTAAAACATCAATATTTAAGAAAAGCGACTAATTTAAGGCCGGATTTAGTGAATAAGGAGTAG
- the ispH gene encoding 4-hydroxy-3-methylbut-2-enyl diphosphate reductase, whose product MEIIIAKTAGFCFGVKRAVDMAFEYASSQGTYTYGPIIHNEVVIKSLEDKGIKPIETIGDEPVKNLIIRSHGVSPKVYIEGKEKGIAIVDATCPYVKKIHRYVQQYFEKGYGIIIAGNKDHPEIQGINGWANESCFIVKDKEALNELQLEHTNKKYLLVAQTTYKKQVVDEIVGVLKEKGIDFEYINTICNATKERQEEVVEIAKQVDVMLVLGSKKSSNSLKLFELSQRHCDKSYFIGDVSELMSELFNDCEKIGITAGASTPASVIQEVISFLEKITH is encoded by the coding sequence TTGGAAATTATTATTGCAAAAACAGCTGGATTTTGTTTTGGTGTAAAGCGGGCTGTTGATATGGCGTTTGAATATGCAAGTAGTCAAGGGACTTATACGTATGGGCCTATTATTCATAATGAGGTAGTTATTAAGTCATTAGAAGATAAAGGGATAAAGCCAATTGAGACCATAGGAGATGAACCAGTTAAGAATTTGATTATTCGTTCTCATGGTGTTAGTCCTAAAGTTTATATAGAAGGCAAAGAAAAGGGGATAGCAATTGTAGATGCAACTTGCCCTTATGTAAAAAAGATTCACCGTTATGTACAACAGTATTTTGAAAAGGGCTATGGGATTATTATAGCAGGAAATAAAGATCATCCTGAAATTCAAGGGATTAATGGATGGGCTAATGAAAGTTGTTTTATCGTAAAAGATAAAGAAGCTTTAAATGAGCTTCAGTTAGAACATACAAATAAAAAATACCTTTTAGTGGCTCAAACTACTTATAAAAAGCAGGTAGTAGATGAGATAGTAGGTGTATTAAAGGAAAAAGGCATTGATTTTGAATACATTAATACTATATGTAATGCTACTAAAGAAAGACAAGAAGAAGTGGTAGAAATTGCTAAACAGGTAGATGTGATGCTTGTTTTAGGAAGTAAAAAGAGTTCTAATTCTTTGAAGCTTTTTGAATTGAGTCAAAGACACTGTGATAAAAGTTATTTTATAGGAGATGTAAGTGAGCTAATGTCAGAACTATTTAATGACTGTGAAAAAATAGGAATTACAGCAGGGGCATCTACGCCTGCCTCTGTCATTCAAGAAGTGATTAGTTTTTTAGAAAAAATAACACACTAA
- the cmk gene encoding (d)CMP kinase, translated as MMSTFSIAIDGPAGAGKSSIAKELANQLQCIYIDTGAMYRSVGYYCISQGIDYANEEQVEQALSELHLKLTLEEEGQQIFLNEKNISLLIRNNQVAAAASKVATYAAVRKALVKMQQEMSKSTSVVMDGRDIGTVVLPHATLKIFLTASVEERAQRRYKEYVQKGEKPCLETLKVEIKERDYQDSHRKISPLKKAEDAIEVDTTYMTIDEIVKQIIDLLKRRL; from the coding sequence ATGATGAGCACATTTTCAATTGCCATAGATGGACCTGCAGGCGCAGGGAAAAGTAGTATTGCAAAGGAGTTAGCAAACCAACTGCAGTGTATTTATATTGATACAGGAGCTATGTATCGTTCAGTTGGTTACTATTGTATTAGTCAAGGGATTGACTATGCTAATGAAGAACAGGTAGAACAGGCCTTAAGTGAATTGCATTTAAAACTTACTTTAGAAGAAGAGGGACAACAAATTTTTCTAAATGAAAAAAATATAAGTTTACTTATTCGAAATAATCAAGTAGCGGCTGCTGCATCTAAAGTAGCTACTTATGCCGCAGTACGTAAGGCTCTTGTTAAAATGCAACAAGAGATGTCTAAGAGCACATCAGTTGTAATGGATGGACGTGATATAGGAACAGTTGTATTACCTCATGCGACATTAAAAATCTTTTTAACCGCATCTGTAGAAGAAAGGGCTCAAAGACGATATAAGGAGTATGTACAAAAAGGTGAAAAGCCTTGTTTAGAAACATTAAAAGTTGAAATTAAAGAAAGAGATTATCAAGATTCTCATCGTAAGATTTCGCCTTTAAAAAAAGCCGAAGATGCAATAGAAGTAGATACAACTTATATGACAATTGATGAAATTGTAAAACAAATTATAGATTTATTAAAGAGACGTTTATAG
- a CDS encoding CheR family methyltransferase, giving the protein MMNYEGFKEQVLILTGIDLSAYKENQMKRRIDALIRKHLCSGYDEYLHVLKKDRKVLEDFVAYLTINVTEFFRNPSQWDILEKHIFPLLLEKKRTLKIWSAACSTGDEPYSLAMVLSKIVPLNQIQILATDIDKEVLAKAQEGFYTNRNMTNMPKTFRDLYIKEENGGYRISDQIKKCITFKQHNLLKDPYPIGMDLIVCRNVLIYFTEEAKKEIYHKFNEALVDEGILFVGSTEQIIMCQDYGFEPNKIFFYQKSKSKK; this is encoded by the coding sequence ATGATGAACTATGAGGGGTTTAAAGAACAGGTTTTAATTTTAACAGGAATTGACCTGTCAGCTTATAAAGAGAATCAAATGAAGAGGCGAATAGATGCGCTTATTAGAAAGCATTTATGTTCAGGTTACGATGAATACTTACATGTGTTAAAGAAAGACCGCAAGGTACTTGAAGATTTTGTGGCTTATTTAACTATTAATGTAACGGAGTTTTTTAGAAATCCTTCACAATGGGACATTTTAGAGAAACATATTTTTCCACTTTTATTAGAAAAGAAGCGAACACTTAAAATATGGAGTGCGGCTTGTTCTACAGGAGATGAACCGTACTCTTTAGCTATGGTACTTTCTAAAATAGTGCCACTTAATCAGATTCAAATTCTGGCTACAGATATTGATAAAGAAGTATTGGCTAAAGCACAAGAGGGATTTTATACCAATCGTAATATGACTAATATGCCCAAAACATTTAGGGACTTATATATAAAAGAAGAAAATGGTGGTTATCGTATTTCTGATCAGATAAAAAAGTGTATCACTTTTAAGCAACATAATTTGTTAAAAGACCCTTATCCGATAGGAATGGATCTTATTGTTTGCCGTAATGTACTTATTTATTTTACAGAAGAAGCTAAAAAAGAGATTTATCATAAATTCAATGAAGCTTTAGTGGATGAAGGAATTTTATTTGTAGGAAGTACAGAACAAATTATTATGTGTCAAGATTATGGATTTGAACCTAATAAAATTTTTTTCTATCAAAAAAGCAAATCAAAAAAGTAG